Proteins encoded in a region of the Paenibacillus sp. W2I17 genome:
- a CDS encoding YncE family protein — MAILSTGPIENNAVSDVRPTQQVTVKIDNRNSLDGSVVLIQGYNLTSTRTLYVSEQISIDPDQVVTRTYFANLDAFEFVFTVEGVAIEQTEISVWGKNETGQLVAAHRLVSSELEIEGDNTSVNRIYVANFNSNDVSVINGATNTVIATIPVGTNPAGIDVNPLTSRVYVANRGSNTISVINSLTNAVIASVPVGSEAGDVGVDIATNAIYTANFNSLDTTEDVTVIDGLTNTVIDTITIPGLNFLTGIGVNSLTNRIYAVNFNSDAVSVIDGVTNTVIATIPVQVNPFRVGVNPATNRIYVSNFTSNTVSVIDGLTNTVIDTIPVGVTPAEVAVNTSTNAIYVPNRDTDNVSVISGLTNTVIATVPVGVNPNGAGANPLTNRVYISNQDDNTISVIDGETNTVIATIPVGARPFAVGVNP; from the coding sequence ATGGCCATTCTGTCAACCGGACCTATCGAGAATAATGCCGTCAGTGATGTACGGCCAACACAACAAGTTACCGTTAAAATTGATAACAGGAATTCTCTGGATGGATCCGTTGTTTTGATACAAGGGTATAATCTGACCTCTACGAGGACTTTATATGTCAGCGAGCAGATTTCAATTGATCCGGATCAGGTAGTGACAAGAACTTATTTTGCCAATCTTGATGCATTTGAATTTGTCTTTACAGTTGAAGGTGTAGCTATAGAGCAGACGGAGATTTCCGTGTGGGGCAAAAATGAAACCGGGCAGCTCGTTGCTGCACATCGATTAGTTTCTTCCGAACTTGAAATAGAGGGGGATAATACGTCAGTCAACCGCATATATGTAGCCAATTTTAATAGTAACGATGTTTCCGTTATTAATGGCGCTACGAATACGGTGATTGCTACCATTCCTGTGGGGACGAATCCTGCAGGGATTGATGTCAATCCATTAACGAGTCGTGTTTATGTCGCAAACAGAGGCAGCAATACCATTTCCGTCATTAATAGTTTAACCAACGCAGTGATTGCTTCTGTTCCGGTTGGGAGTGAGGCAGGTGACGTAGGGGTCGATATAGCGACCAATGCTATTTATACAGCAAATTTTAATTCATTGGATACAACTGAAGATGTAACCGTTATTGATGGATTGACCAACACGGTGATTGATACTATCACTATTCCGGGACTCAATTTTTTAACGGGTATAGGCGTCAATTCCTTAACGAATCGGATCTATGCAGTAAATTTTAATTCTGATGCTGTGTCTGTGATCGATGGAGTAACCAATACAGTGATTGCTACGATACCCGTTCAGGTTAATCCATTCCGTGTAGGGGTCAATCCAGCGACCAACCGTATTTATGTATCGAATTTTACCAGTAATACGGTTTCCGTTATTGATGGATTGACGAATACCGTAATTGATACCATTCCGGTCGGCGTTACGCCAGCTGAAGTAGCGGTTAATACCTCCACAAACGCCATTTACGTACCCAATCGAGACACGGATAATGTTTCAGTAATTAGTGGATTGACGAATACCGTGATTGCTACTGTGCCAGTCGGGGTTAATCCAAACGGAGCGGGCGCCAATCCGTTAACCAATCGAGTTTATATAAGCAATCAAGATGACAATACCATTTCTGTGATTGATGGCGAAACGAATACGGTGATTGCTACCATTCCGGTGGGGGCACGTCCGTTCGCAGTAGGTGTAAATCCGTAG
- the fabD gene encoding ACP S-malonyltransferase, whose translation MSNVALLFPGQGSQMVGMGRDFWNNFDVAKKLFEEASDAISFDLRKLCFEGSMADLTMTMNTQPALLTVSVIAYQVYMQEIGMEPAYLAGHSLGEYSALVCAGVLSFHDAIKLVRQRGLIMHNADPDQKGTMAAISGIHLDTLQNICEQVSTIERPACVACMNADQQFVISGHRHSIQEIIKRTETLGTKHSYINVSGPYHSPMMQTAAEQFKVELDQYQYAHAKYPIISNVTAAPYESDRSVVDYLNMQMTMPVRWLESMNYLIKQGVTEVIELGSKHVLVSLMSKITKRIVPYSLSQPSDLIMLTNTHERKNKLLTIRKKWLSELMVTALISRNYNPDSISYTQTVEPLFHQLQQAKEQVNNNEYELSEEEINDALQVCHSIIIAKKIPLDGTAFIDAI comes from the coding sequence ATGAGTAATGTAGCTCTGTTGTTTCCTGGACAAGGTTCTCAGATGGTTGGGATGGGGAGAGACTTTTGGAATAACTTTGATGTGGCTAAGAAGTTATTTGAAGAAGCCAGTGATGCCATTTCTTTCGATTTGAGAAAGTTATGTTTTGAAGGTAGCATGGCTGATTTGACAATGACGATGAATACTCAGCCTGCACTTTTGACTGTTAGTGTCATAGCATATCAGGTGTATATGCAAGAAATAGGGATGGAACCCGCTTATTTGGCTGGGCATAGTTTGGGAGAATATTCGGCTCTGGTCTGCGCAGGTGTTCTCTCATTTCATGACGCCATTAAACTGGTAAGACAACGAGGTCTCATTATGCACAATGCAGACCCGGATCAGAAAGGTACCATGGCCGCCATTTCAGGTATTCATTTAGATACACTTCAAAACATATGCGAACAAGTTTCAACGATCGAGCGTCCTGCTTGTGTGGCTTGTATGAACGCTGACCAGCAGTTTGTCATTTCGGGACATCGGCACTCTATACAAGAAATTATTAAAAGGACAGAAACCCTGGGAACGAAACATTCTTATATCAATGTAAGTGGTCCCTATCATTCTCCCATGATGCAAACCGCAGCAGAACAATTCAAAGTTGAATTGGATCAATATCAATATGCCCATGCAAAATACCCGATTATCTCAAATGTTACAGCAGCACCCTATGAGTCTGATCGATCTGTCGTGGATTATTTAAACATGCAGATGACGATGCCTGTAAGATGGTTAGAGTCGATGAACTATTTGATTAAACAGGGAGTCACTGAAGTTATAGAGTTGGGTTCTAAACATGTGTTAGTTAGTCTTATGAGTAAAATAACTAAGCGTATTGTACCTTACTCGCTAAGTCAGCCTTCCGATTTAATAATGCTTACAAATACACATGAAAGAAAAAATAAGCTGTTAACAATTCGTAAAAAATGGTTGTCTGAGCTCATGGTAACCGCACTCATCTCCCGGAATTATAACCCTGATTCGATATCATACACCCAAACGGTTGAGCCATTATTTCACCAATTACAACAGGCAAAGGAACAAGTAAACAACAATGAATATGAACTTAGTGAAGAAGAGATAAATGATGCTCTACAGGTATGTCATTCCATTATTATAGCAAAAAAAATTCCATTGGATGGAACCGCGTTCATCGATGCAATCTAG